The Peptostreptococcaceae bacterium region TACGGATTTGATTCGGGTTATGTTGAATGTGCCGTTTGTCAGTGTACCTGTTTTGTCGAAAAGAAGTGTTTTGACTTTTCCAAGCGTTTCCAGATGATTGCCGCCCTTGATTAGAATTCCGTGCTTTGAAGCGGCTCCGATACCACTGAAAAAAGCCAAAGGAATCGATACTACAAGAGCGCATGGACAGGATATGACTAGAAATACTGCGGCTTTGTAAATGCTTTCTCGAATTGTGAAAATATTTAACAACGGAAATAATATTACCATCGCAATTGCGGCAAAAACTACTAGAGGAGTGTATACCTTTGCAAAGCGGGTGATGAATTTTTCGGTCGCAGCTTTTTTGGATACGGCATTTTCCACAAGAGTCATAATTCGCTTGATTGTAGATTCCTCATAGGGCTTGTCTACACGAACTTTGAGGGAACCGGTTTTGTTTATAGAACCGCTGAAGACGAGGTCTCCTATTTTAAGATTGAGTGGCGTGGATTCTCCCGTTATGGCTGACGTGTCTACTAAGGATTTTCCTTCCTGAATCGTTCCGTCAAGAGGAATTCGTTCTCCCGGTCTTATTAAGATTATAGAACCTGCCAGGACATCCTTCGGGGGTGTTTCGAGAAGCAAGTTGTCTATGCATACTGTAGCGACGCTAGGCGTCATCTTCAGAAGGCTTTTCACAGCGTTTCGAGAATCGTCTACAGCCCTGTCTTCGAAGATTTCTCCTATGCTGAAGAATAACATGACAGCAACGGCTTCATGGGGCTTGTTTATTGCCCAAGCGCTTAGGGTGGCTATTGTCATCAGAAATTTTTCGTCCATGACCGATCCAGTGAACAGGTTTTTAAGGCCTGAAAGTATGACAGAGTAGCCTGAAAGCATATAGGCGACAAAGAGCAGTGTAAATGCAATGTAATCATTTTGTACAATGAAAGAAATAATAAAAAGTATAGCAGCAAAGAGCAAATATTTATGCTTTCCGGCAAGCTCGAACCAGGTGGCAAGGGGCGATGCTGAAGACGGTGTTTCAATAAGATTGACATTTGGCTCTATGGATTTGATAATGGATTTTATTTTGGGAATGGAAGAAGTCATGCTTTTTTCACTGTCAGTTTCGAGAATAAGCTTCTTGAGAGAGAAAACAATTTCGGCAGATTCTATTTCCGGCAAGGCCTGTATTCTTTTTTCAATTTTACCTGCGCAGCTTGCGCATCCTAGATGATTAAGAGTGAAATCTTTTCTGATCATTTTAGCGGCTCCTTGTGGATATGTTCTATGTGGATAAGACCTAGTCTGAAGATTTCTTCCACGTGGTTGTCATCCAAAGAGTAGCGCATATGACGGCCGTCACGTCTGCATTTCGCCAAACTGCTTTGTTTTAGAATCCTCAATTGGTGTGAAACAGCCGAAGGAGTCATTTCGAGTAAATCCGATATCTCATGTACACATTTTTCCCCTTGAAAAAGGGAGCAAATTATTTTAATTCGAGTCGAATCGCCCAATGTTTTAAAAAGGTCCGAAAGCATTTCTGTTGTTTTTGTAGTAAGTAAAGGTAGAGTTCCCATGGTTTGCCTCCTGATATATGAATATATGTTCATTCATTCAGTATAATATCAACCAATAAAATTGTCAATGACTTGATGGAAGAGCCTATATCCTGACTTTTGCAGCAAAATATTAAAAAAGTGCCCCGCCATCTACTGTAATCAGTGGGTTTGCGGGGTTTGTGTTTTTGCATATTTTCATAGCGCAATAGATCAAATTTTAGTGTTTGCTAAATTTTTTTTTATTTCTTTCAAAGTGCGTACTTCTGTTGATAAATCAACGTTTGTAGCAATTTCGATATCTCTTAACACTTCGTCAAAGTAATCAAAGAAGTAATAGTTTTGTTGGATATTGGTACAACTACATTTCTGAAGACTTTCGATTATTGTCCCTATACTATGCTTTCTCCCTAGTTTTAATTCTAAAATTCTAGCGATGACCAAAGCTACGAAGCAAGTCAAGAAGTGAGCTTTGATGTGGTCTTCTCTAGAAACATAAACTGGTCTTGATTCTAAATCACTCTTTGTAACTCTAAATGATTCTTCTATCCTCCATAGTCCTCGATACATTTCAATAATAGAATCCGAAGATTCTTTGTATTCACTTGTTATTATTACATAATACCCATCTAGTGCTTCTTCTTGTTTTATTTTCTCTTCATCTAGGTACAACGTATTTCCGGGATTTAAGATCTCACCAGTTTTTTTATCGAACTCTAAATTTTTAACATAACCTGCGGCACCATAAGAAGTAGCACGTGAGTATCCACTAGGACTTTGTACAAGTTTCATAGCTTTTTCAATGGCGGTAGCGCGATCAGCACGAGCTTTTTTTGCATACTTCTCACTATAAAAGACAACTTGCTTTTCATGAACAGTTTTAGATAATTTTTTACCACTCGTTCCAGTGACTTTGATTTCACGAGGGTACAAGCGATCTTTTCGTTTGTATTCACTACTTAACCATTCATAGCCGTTTTGATCAAGGACAAATTTTTTAAGTTCTTTATTGCCACCTCTAACAGACATACTAAATACATAGCCGTCCTTAGCAGAAAGTGTATAGTAAATATTGTCTCCAGTAGTCATGCCTTTATCAGCAACAACAATAGTTTTTCCTAATTCGTATTCTTTTTTTATACGAGAAAGTGTAGGACGATAAGTTAAACAATCATTTGTATTTCCAGGGTACAAATCAAATGCAATAGGGATACCGTTAGTGTCCATAAATAACCCCATTTGAACAATTGGATTAGGTCTATGTTCTTTAGAAACACCTTTTCTTCTAAGCTCATCCTGCTTATCTATTTCAAAGTAATAATTAGTCACATCATAATAAACAACACTGGTGTCTCTATTGTATTTTTCTTTGATGCGATTATTGATCCATAACTGAAGCTCATTACTTTTTTTATTTAAAAAAGTCAAAGAGCGATACAAATCATTTAGTGTGAAATTATTTTTTTCAAAGTACATATCCTTATTTTCATAAGTTTTTTTCTTAGAAGCAGGGTTAAGCAAACGTGAATAAACCAGTAGTTTCATCATATCATTGGTACTGGACTCGATTTTAGTGCTTCGTTGGCGATTAATAAGAAACTTATCAATTTCAAGTTCGTGATAAATAGAGCTAAGTACAGAGTAGCCAAAGTTTTTTCGCTTATTTGTACCAACTGTTAGTTTTTGACTAGGAGAGAACTCTAGGTTAATTGGTGTGTTACTTTCTTTCTTATCAATTTTCATTTGCTCAACGATTTGAGAAAAATGTGCAATTGGATCTTCGAATTTATTTATAAATTCGTCTAAGTATCCAATTTTTTCTATAGTTTTAGTTCGTGAGTAGCCTTTGTTTTTATCATAATAACTATCAACAATAGAAAGATAAGTTCGACCACTTTTATATTTAGATTTTTTCAAAAACATGATATTCACCTCTTGTATATATTATACCACATTACACGCAATTACACGATAGTAATATGAAAGAAAAAATATAAAAATAATAGCCGAACCGATTGGTCCAACTTACTTTAAGCTAGTTCTATATGAAAAACAACTGCAAAAGTGTGGAGTTCCCATGGTTTGCCTCCTGATATATGAATATATGTTCATTCATTCAGTATAATATCAACCAATAAAATTGTCAATGACTTGATGGAAGAGCCTATATACTTTATAATGGCTAATGAGTATCGGAACATATAAAAATGGCAATAGATGTAAAAAAGATGTTTCTGATACAGGATTCATGGGGGGAAGAAATATGGGCGTAAAAATAATTACGGACAGTGCTTGCGATTTAGATAAAAAAATAATTGAAAAATACGATATTGAGGTCATGCCTTTATTGGTTAATCAAGGGGATGAAGAGCGGCTTGACGGTGTTACTATTGATCCGAAAGAACTTTTTGAAGGGATGCGATTGGGTGAGGTGTACAGGACAGCTCAAATTCCACTTGCGGAATTGCTGAAGGTTATTAACAGCTATATTGATAGGGAGTGTATTTACCTAAGCTTCTCATCGAAATTGTCCGGAACATGCGATGCGGCAAGGATAGTGGTCGGGAATTTGAATAAAAAAAATTTGGGGATAGACGAGCGCATTAAGATTATAGACACTAAATGTGCATCGGGGGGAATGGGGCTTGTTGTACTTAAGGCTGCTCAAATGGCCAAGAAGGGATGTTCCCTTGAAGAGATTGAGAGAGCCGTAAATTTCTACGCAGTCCACATGCAGCATGTCTTTACTGTTGACAAGCTTGATTATCTTTATAGGGGTGGAAGAATATCGAAAACGGAGGCATTCATAGGAGGTCTGTTGAATGTGAAGCCCATACTTGATGTGCAGGATGGATCCCTCATCCCAATTGAAAAAACAAGGGGAAGGAAGCATTTGCACAGAAGAATGATAGAAATAATAGAAGAAAGAGGCGCGCTTCTTGAGAATCAATGCATAGGAATAAACCATGGAGACGACATTGAATCGGCCGAAATAATGGCTGAATTGATAAGAGAAAAATTCAAAACAAAAGATATCATGATCAATTTCATAGGATGCGCCATAGGAGCCCATTCGGGGCCAGGAACATTGGCGCTTTTTTTCCTCGATAAAGAACCGCCCATGGGGCAAATTGAACCGATTGAATAGAGGAGTGTTTTCATGCGAATAGGATGCCATCTGTCAGTTGCAAATGGATATGAAAAAATGGGGAAAACAGCCTTGGAAATCGGTGCGGATACATTCCAGTTCTTTACTGGGAATCCCAGAGGAGGAAGGGCTGCGGAGCTCGCTCTGAGCGATGTTAAAGCCTTGGCCCTACTTATGAAGAAAAATAATTTTGGCGATATTCTTGCGCATGCTCCGTATACAATCAATATGGCATCCCATAAGCCTCAGACTTGGGAATTCGCAAAGGAAACCATGCGGAGGGACCTAGACCGCCTAAAAAAATTGCCTTGCCATTTGTACAATTTTCATCCGGGGAACCATACGGGAAAAGGTGTAGAATACGGAACTAAACGCATAGCAGAGGGACTAAATGAAATACTTACGGGAAACGAAACTACTCTTGTGCTTCTTGAAACAATGGCAGGAAAGGGTACTGAAATTGGAAGAAGTTTTGAGGAGCTTCGGGCAGTTATTGACGGAGTCAAATACAATGAAAATTTGGGAGTTTGTATAGATACATGCCATATTTTCGATGCAGGATACGATATTGCAAATAATCCGGATGATATACTGGCAAGGTTTGATGATATAATTGGCATCGAAAAACTTGCTGCCGTTCATTTGAATGACAGCAAGAATATATGCGGGAGCGGAAAGGACCGCCACGCATGTCTTGGAGAAGGCAAGATAGGTCTGGAAGCACTCCTGGCTTTTGCGGGGCATCCCGAAATCTCGAAAAGACCTATATTGCTGGAGACACCCAACGATTTGTCGGGCTATAAAAGAGAGATTGAAATTTTGAGAAAGGCCTTGGATATATAGCCCAAAAGAGAAAGAAGCTTGATTTTATAGGTAAAAAATAGTAGGATGGCTATAATAATAATTCGACCCTTGAATAAAATAGAAAAGGAGGGTTTTATATGACAAAGGAAGTTGTAATTAGATTAAATGACATAATTGCTAACAAAAAGGCGTTAAACTATCAGGATGTAGCGGATGGGGTAACTCAAAACCTGCAAGCTTATCTAGATGAGAGATATGACAATCCGGAAGAAATGCCTGTTGAGATTATTGAAATGCTTGCGGTTGTCCAATTTACTATGGAAGCGATGATCGAAGTTGTATCTGAAGAGGCAGAAAAAAACGGTTTGCCGAGTTTCGATTCCGAGGATATAAATGTCAAGATTCCATCCGATAAGATAATACAAAGTATGATGCACTAGAAAGTAGAAAGTAGAAAGTGGAAAGAATAAAGAATAAAGAATAAAGAATAAAGAATAAAGAATAAAGAATAAAGAATAAAGAACAAAGAACAAAAGATAAAAGATAAAAGATAAAAGATAAAAGATAAAAGATAAAAGATAAAAGATAAAAGATGAAAGATGAAAGATGAAAGACAAAATAATAAATGCAAAGAAAAATAAAGACAACAAAAAACCTCCGGAAAAAAAAGAGGTTTTTTGTTGTCAAAAGAAGGAATTTGCAATTTAATTTTGAATAAAAGAATAAAGCCAATGAGGATGTGATGTCATATGACGGAATTGGGATACTTTCCATCCGACTATTCTTCTTGGGGACTTTTAAAAGTAAATTTCTACAAGAACCTATGGGGATACCCATGCATAGTAATGGCAAGAGGAGAAAAGGACAATTTGGTTTGTCCAGTAATTCTAGAATTAAAGGACGGAAAAATAGAAAAAATATATACTTGTGCGGTGCCTCCCATCCAGAATGTTTTCAGGACCGGAGAATATCCGAATTGAAAATTGACCCCAAAAACCGCTGCGTTTGACCAAATCAATATAATTGCCTATAATTAAGGAAAAAGGATTAGAGGTAGTTTAATGAAGGCATTGGTTTTTGATACAGAAACAACGGGTTTGAAACCGGGACAGATTTGCCAACTGTCTTATATAATGGATGATGATGGCGAAGTGAAAGCAAAAAATTTCTTTTTCAAAGTGATGTTTATGGAGCTGGAGGCATACAAGATTCACGGATTTACACCGGGGAAACTTGAAGAGCTTTCGGAAAATCATGAATTCAAGGATAGCATCGACGAAATAAAGAAGGATTTTACTGAAGCGGATGTTCTTGTGGCGCACAACTTCAGTTTTGATAAAATGTTCATGAAAAAGGAATTCGGAAGATGCAAACAGGAATTTACATTTGCTTCACAATATTGCACAATGAGAAAGCTTAAAGAAACCTGTAAATTGAAAAGGAAGGATGGAGACCCCAAGTTCCCCAAGTTACAGGAACTGGTCCATTTCATGGGTGTGGGAGAAGAAGAGGTTCTTGAAGAAACCAAAAAACTTTTTGAATCAGAATCGATAGCATATCACGATGCGCGTTACGATGTGACTGCTACGTATTTAAGTTTTGTCAGAGGGATAGACAGAGGGTACATTACCCAAAAGGCTCTTGCGGAAGCTGAAACCAGATAAATCGTTTTGTTTAAGACACCTCCCTTTCGTTATATAAGGGGGGTGTTTAAGTTGCAAATCAGTGAAAAATTAATTTCTTTAAAATAAACCGAATGTTTATATGTTACTATGGAATGGTACATTAAAAAAGGAGGCAAACATATTGAAAAAATCAATGATATTTTTCTTTCTGATTCTTATAGCGATTGTGGCCTATAATGGCATATATACTATCGAATCGGGGGAAGAGACGGTAATCACAAGATTTGGGGAATACGCAAGAACCGAGACTCAGGCGGGGCTCAAATGGAAGATTCCTCTTATAGAACAGAGGTATACTGTAAACGTTGCGGAGGTAAGGCGTCTCGAATTCGGATTCGCAACAGCGAATGAAGCTGATCCGGGAATGCTCCCATCGTATGACAGAAGTTTGAGTAATAATTCGCTGATGCTTACAGGGGATGAAAATCTGGTCAATGTCGAGGCAATTGTGCAATTCAGGGTTTCAGACAGCAAGAAATTCCTGTTCAATGTGGATGACCAGATAGGTACGCTCAATACGGTTGCCGTGTCGACTATCAGACGTAGCGTCGCGAACAACAATGTGGACGAGGTGCTAACAGACAACAAGGTTGGTATACAGCAGGAGATAAGGGGTGATTTGCAGGGAATTTGTGATTCATATGGAATAGGATTGCAGATTACGGCAGTACAGCTTCAGGATGTTTATCCCCCCAAAGAAGTGGATGATTCATTCAAAGACATCTCAAGGGCAAAGGCTGACAAGGAGAGCAAAATAAACGAGGCTCTTTCTTATGAGAACCGGGTTATTCCGGATGCCAGAGGTGAGGCGTCGAAGCTTATTTCGGAAGCCGAGGCATATAGGGAAGATAGGATAAGGAGAGCGAACGGAGATGTTGCCAACTTCAATGCCGTTTATGAGAAATATGTTTTTGGAAAGGCTGTCACAAGAACGCGTCTCTATCTTGAGACATTAGAGGAAGTTCTTCCGGGTATGGAAATCTATATTGTAGGGGAAGATGGAAACACTCTTAAATTTCTTCCGCTCCAAGGCGTGACTGGCGAAGGGGGTATCCAATAATGGAGGATTTATTTAACAAGTTCCAAAAGAAATTTGAAGTTCACGGATCAGACGGAGAAGAGCGCCAAGAAAGACGCTTCAAGACACCGGATATTTCGAAAAAAGGTATAATGATTGTCGTGTTAGTATTCTTGGCATATATTATAGCCACTAATTCCCTTTTTACCGTAAATGAAATGGAACAGGCCGTGATTACCAGATTCGGTGAGGTTCAAACGGTGATTGTGGAAAAAATAACACCTGAATTGGAAGCTGAAATATATGATATTCCTCAGTTTAAAGATGTGAAGATTCGCGAGGGCAAGGGATTGTTTTTCAAGGTTCCGGTTATTGATCAAGTTGAAAAATACACCTCACGTCTTCTGACATATAACACACTGGCACGAGAGGTCACAACTTCCGACAAGAAGAAGATAGTCCTAGATAACAATGCCCAATGGGTGATTAGAAATCCTCTTCTGTTCAGAATAACCGTCAACAATATAAGAAGCGCCAATACAAAGTTGGATGATATAATGTACTCCAAATTGAATGAAAAAATCGGTTTGACTGATGGAAGCACCTTGATTTCAGACAAAGCATATGTATATGCCATGACAAATCAAATCAGAATAAATACAAATGAAGAAGTGAGCAATTTTGGAATGGAAGTTATCGATGTTCGTATAGCGAAGACCGAGTTGCCCGAAAGCAACTACGAGAATATCTTCAACCGTATGAGGACTGAAAGGCAAAAAATAGCCAATAAGTTCCGCGCGGAAGGGGAAGAGCAGTACAAGATAATGACAGCGCAGGCCTCAAAGGAAGTCACCATCTTAAAAGCTGAAGCCTATGAAATAGCCCAGACTATCCAGGGTGAAGGAGATGCTTTGGCTCTCGAGACTTATGCAAATGCCTACAACAAGGATCCTGAGTTCTATGCTTTTTACAGAACGCTTGAGAGTTACAAGAAGACATTGGGAGAGAAGACCAAGCTTGTAATTGGAGCCGATTCTGAATTTGCAAAGTATTTGTACGGAACGGAGTAAGCTAAAGACCTGCCTGCTCACTGCGCCCTGCATCTGCTTTTCATTGAGCGTTGTCTTTCAGCAAAACCTGAAATTCACAAACTCGCTTCGCATCGGGCCAAGGCCAAAGTGAATTTCTAACGGTTTGGCTTTATCCAAAGCTGTGAAAAGCAAGAATCGGGCGATGTTTCACAATCAGGGACTTTAGCCGGATGGCTATTGATATGAAGACCCGCTTGCTCACTGCGCCTAGCATCAAAATTATATTGTTTATATACAAAGACCCTTCGGCCATTTTGGCTGAAGGGTCTTTTGCGTGCATTGCAATCAGTTTTCGATGCTTTCCATGAATGCCTTGTTTTTAAGGAGCAGTTTTACAAGAGGCACTCCAATGACGGTAACGACAACGAATTCGCCTACAGCAACCTGCAGCATTGTCAGCACCAAGGGCAAGGCGTATACGAAATGCAATTCTGCGCCTATTATTATTCCATTGAATATGGTTGGAAAGAGCGATGCCATCCAAATGTTTTTTGAGATAATCATGTAGCGAACACTCAAAATAGTTGCGATGGTTCCGAAAATTACATCAATCATACCGAGAGGACTGAACAGGTTGGCAATTACTGTCCCAAGAACTAGGCCTGGAGCGAAAATCGGGTTGACAAAGACCAAGAGCGTCAAAATTTCCGATAACCGAAATTGGATTGCCATGTAGCT contains the following coding sequences:
- the cadA gene encoding cadmium-translocating P-type ATPase, producing MIRKDFTLNHLGCASCAGKIEKRIQALPEIESAEIVFSLKKLILETDSEKSMTSSIPKIKSIIKSIEPNVNLIETPSSASPLATWFELAGKHKYLLFAAILFIISFIVQNDYIAFTLLFVAYMLSGYSVILSGLKNLFTGSVMDEKFLMTIATLSAWAINKPHEAVAVMLFFSIGEIFEDRAVDDSRNAVKSLLKMTPSVATVCIDNLLLETPPKDVLAGSIILIRPGERIPLDGTIQEGKSLVDTSAITGESTPLNLKIGDLVFSGSINKTGSLKVRVDKPYEESTIKRIMTLVENAVSKKAATEKFITRFAKVYTPLVVFAAIAMVILFPLLNIFTIRESIYKAAVFLVISCPCALVVSIPLAFFSGIGAASKHGILIKGGNHLETLGKVKTLLFDKTGTLTNGTFNITRIKSVSGFSENEILSYAAHVESRSTHPIAISILSAYGKKVLQNSIEDFQEIPGRGVQALIDEKLILVGNSHLMSSFNVLHETVSSVGVVIYVAINNIYAGHLIVSDTLKDRVYDGLSQLRYEGINKMIMVSGDRKEIAENLAWSLKFDACHADLLPEEKVSVVEEYANKQIIGFVGDGINDAPALATANVGISMGALGSDAAIEASDVVIMNDDIGRIAKAVSISKAVRAISLQNITVALGAKIAIMILALFGLANMWAAVFADVGVTLLAVLNSIRIVKKRY
- a CDS encoding winged helix-turn-helix transcriptional regulator — protein: MNIYSYIRRQTMGTLPLLTTKTTEMLSDLFKTLGDSTRIKIICSLFQGEKCVHEISDLLEMTPSAVSHQLRILKQSSLAKCRRDGRHMRYSLDDNHVEEIFRLGLIHIEHIHKEPLK
- a CDS encoding IS1634 family transposase — translated: MFLKKSKYKSGRTYLSIVDSYYDKNKGYSRTKTIEKIGYLDEFINKFEDPIAHFSQIVEQMKIDKKESNTPINLEFSPSQKLTVGTNKRKNFGYSVLSSIYHELEIDKFLINRQRSTKIESSTNDMMKLLVYSRLLNPASKKKTYENKDMYFEKNNFTLNDLYRSLTFLNKKSNELQLWINNRIKEKYNRDTSVVYYDVTNYYFEIDKQDELRRKGVSKEHRPNPIVQMGLFMDTNGIPIAFDLYPGNTNDCLTYRPTLSRIKKEYELGKTIVVADKGMTTGDNIYYTLSAKDGYVFSMSVRGGNKELKKFVLDQNGYEWLSSEYKRKDRLYPREIKVTGTSGKKLSKTVHEKQVVFYSEKYAKKARADRATAIEKAMKLVQSPSGYSRATSYGAAGYVKNLEFDKKTGEILNPGNTLYLDEEKIKQEEALDGYYVIITSEYKESSDSIIEMYRGLWRIEESFRVTKSDLESRPVYVSREDHIKAHFLTCFVALVIARILELKLGRKHSIGTIIESLQKCSCTNIQQNYYFFDYFDEVLRDIEIATNVDLSTEVRTLKEIKKNLANTKI
- a CDS encoding DegV family protein, which codes for MGVKIITDSACDLDKKIIEKYDIEVMPLLVNQGDEERLDGVTIDPKELFEGMRLGEVYRTAQIPLAELLKVINSYIDRECIYLSFSSKLSGTCDAARIVVGNLNKKNLGIDERIKIIDTKCASGGMGLVVLKAAQMAKKGCSLEEIERAVNFYAVHMQHVFTVDKLDYLYRGGRISKTEAFIGGLLNVKPILDVQDGSLIPIEKTRGRKHLHRRMIEIIEERGALLENQCIGINHGDDIESAEIMAELIREKFKTKDIMINFIGCAIGAHSGPGTLALFFLDKEPPMGQIEPIE
- a CDS encoding deoxyribonuclease IV, which encodes MRIGCHLSVANGYEKMGKTALEIGADTFQFFTGNPRGGRAAELALSDVKALALLMKKNNFGDILAHAPYTINMASHKPQTWEFAKETMRRDLDRLKKLPCHLYNFHPGNHTGKGVEYGTKRIAEGLNEILTGNETTLVLLETMAGKGTEIGRSFEELRAVIDGVKYNENLGVCIDTCHIFDAGYDIANNPDDILARFDDIIGIEKLAAVHLNDSKNICGSGKDRHACLGEGKIGLEALLAFAGHPEISKRPILLETPNDLSGYKREIEILRKALDI
- a CDS encoding 3'-5' exonuclease, coding for MKALVFDTETTGLKPGQICQLSYIMDDDGEVKAKNFFFKVMFMELEAYKIHGFTPGKLEELSENHEFKDSIDEIKKDFTEADVLVAHNFSFDKMFMKKEFGRCKQEFTFASQYCTMRKLKETCKLKRKDGDPKFPKLQELVHFMGVGEEEVLEETKKLFESESIAYHDARYDVTATYLSFVRGIDRGYITQKALAEAETR
- the hflK gene encoding FtsH protease activity modulator HflK, giving the protein MKKSMIFFFLILIAIVAYNGIYTIESGEETVITRFGEYARTETQAGLKWKIPLIEQRYTVNVAEVRRLEFGFATANEADPGMLPSYDRSLSNNSLMLTGDENLVNVEAIVQFRVSDSKKFLFNVDDQIGTLNTVAVSTIRRSVANNNVDEVLTDNKVGIQQEIRGDLQGICDSYGIGLQITAVQLQDVYPPKEVDDSFKDISRAKADKESKINEALSYENRVIPDARGEASKLISEAEAYREDRIRRANGDVANFNAVYEKYVFGKAVTRTRLYLETLEEVLPGMEIYIVGEDGNTLKFLPLQGVTGEGGIQ
- the hflC gene encoding protease modulator HflC, encoding MEDLFNKFQKKFEVHGSDGEERQERRFKTPDISKKGIMIVVLVFLAYIIATNSLFTVNEMEQAVITRFGEVQTVIVEKITPELEAEIYDIPQFKDVKIREGKGLFFKVPVIDQVEKYTSRLLTYNTLAREVTTSDKKKIVLDNNAQWVIRNPLLFRITVNNIRSANTKLDDIMYSKLNEKIGLTDGSTLISDKAYVYAMTNQIRINTNEEVSNFGMEVIDVRIAKTELPESNYENIFNRMRTERQKIANKFRAEGEEQYKIMTAQASKEVTILKAEAYEIAQTIQGEGDALALETYANAYNKDPEFYAFYRTLESYKKTLGEKTKLVIGADSEFAKYLYGTE
- a CDS encoding QueT transporter family protein, with the protein product MKSIVNTRFIARTAIIAALYAGLTIGLAPISYMAIQFRLSEILTLLVFVNPIFAPGLVLGTVIANLFSPLGMIDVIFGTIATILSVRYMIISKNIWMASLFPTIFNGIIIGAELHFVYALPLVLTMLQVAVGEFVVVTVIGVPLVKLLLKNKAFMESIEN